Proteins co-encoded in one Conger conger chromosome 4, fConCon1.1, whole genome shotgun sequence genomic window:
- the LOC133126688 gene encoding scavenger receptor cysteine-rich type 1 protein M130-like, translating into MSDAEVVCRQAGCGRALDALSSAHFGQGSGPIWLGDVSCFGNESSLTQCQHPGFGSYNCSHHEDAGVTCSASALTPIRLVDGDNECSGRVEIYHVGQWGTVCDYSWNLNDAEVLSSAQSPIRLVDGDNECSGRVEIYHVGQWGTVCDYSWNVNNAEVVCRQAGCGRALAAFRSAHFGQGSGPVWLGDVRCSGNESSLTQCQHPGFGSNFCSHDSDVGVICSAIRLVNGSDRCSGRVEINHVGQWGTVCDSSWNMSDAEVVCRQAGCGRALAALSSAHFGQGSGLIWLDDVRCSGNESSLTQCQHPGFGSYNCSHHEDAGVNCSASAQTPIRLVDGDNECTGRVEIYHAGQWGTVCSFFWDMNEAEVVCRQAGCGRALAALSSAHFGQGSGPIW; encoded by the exons ATGAGCgacgctgaggtggtgtgtagacaggctggctgtggcagagctctggATGCTCTCAGCAGTGCCCACTTTGGACAGGGCAGTGGGCCCATCTGGTTGGGTGATGTGAGCTGTTTTGGAAACGAATCCTCCCTGACTCAGTGCCAGCACCCTGGATTTGGGTCTTACAACTGTAGTCACCATGAAGATGCTGGTGTGACTTGCTCAG CCAGTGCCCTGACCCCGATCAGACTGGTAGATGGAGATAATgagtgctctggcagagtggagatctaccatgttggccagtggggaacggtGTGTGATTACTCCTGGAACCTGAACGACGCTGAGGTGTTGT CCAGTGCCCAGAGCCCGATCAGACTGGTAGATGGAGATAATgagtgctctggcagagtggagatctaccatgttggccagtggggaacggtGTGTGATTACTCCTGGAATGTGAACaacgctgaggtggtgtgtagacaggctggctgtggcagagctctggCTGCTTTCAGAAGTGCCCACTTTGGACAGGGCAGTGGGCCCGTCTGGTTGGGTGATGTGAGGTGTTCTGGAAACGAATCCTCCCTGACACAGTGCCAGCACCCTGGATTTGGGTCTAACTTCTGTTCTCACGATAGTGATGTTGGTGTGATTTGTTCAG cGATCAGATTGGTGAATGGAAGTGATCgatgctctggcagagtggagatcaACCAtgttggccagtggggaacggtGTGTGACAGCTCCTGGAACATGAGCgacgctgaggtggtgtgtagacaggctggctgtggcagagctctggctgctctcagcagtgcccactttggacagggcagtgggctcatctggttggatgatgtgaggTGTTCTGGAAACGAATCCTCCCTGACTCAGTGCCAGCACCCTGGATTTGGGTCTTACAACTGTAGTCACCATGAAGATGCTGGTGTGAATTGCTCAG CCAGTGCCCAGACCCCGATCAGACTGGTAGATGGAGATAATGAGtgcacaggcagagtggagatctaccatgctggccagtggggaacggtGTGTAGTTTCTTCTGGGACATGAACGaagctgaggtggtgtgtagacaggctggctgtggcagagctctggCTGCTCTCAGCAGTGCCCACTTTGGACAGGGCAGTGGGCCCATCTG GTAG
- the LOC133126187 gene encoding E3 ubiquitin-protein ligase RNF14-like, with the protein MSEDQEAQEDELLALASIYDQEEFQREDGSVRGGEVRICPDMPRDFKVIVKAGGKCTEYGVSFLPPLVLNFELPVDYPSKSSPLFTLNCKWLSEIQLAAVCRHLDELWQESLGSVVLFSWIQFLREDLLSFLHISSSLELPSLWDSSSTGASEGGACGRGAAGPEAPEQPGPGAPPRLDPGAEQLLHVLDFDRAQRRKAFDSRAFDCGICFSTKLGSDCFSFRECEHVYCASCMCEYFRVLITEGAVNGLKCPQSECSSEATPPQVKQLVGEELFGRYDRLLLQSSLDSMADVTYCPRHACATAVLVEPDNSSAICSSCRYAFCTLCRQGYHGLSSCAERGQRGDRAPGDDQPYAQVPGNEDGLRGLWDDYETGSKTRKKFLEQRYGRHVLQDSVGNVLSRSWLDGNTKKCPHCNATIQKDGGCNRVQCSKCHYAFCWVCLCVINRSYGHFADPASPCSQVHYS; encoded by the exons ATGTCGGAAGACCAGGAAGCGCAGGAGGACGAACTCCTGGCACTCGCAAGCATTTACGACCAGGAAGAGTTCCAAAGGGAGGATGGAAGTGTGAGAGGAGGCGAGGTCCGCATATGTCCGGACATGCCCCGCGATTTTAAAGTCATTGTAAAAGCGG GGGGCAAGTGTACAGAATATGGGGTGTCATTCCTACCTCCGCTGGTGCTGAACTTTGAACTCCCTGTGGACTACCCTTCCAAATCTTCACCCCTGTTTACACTAAACTGCAAATGGCTCTCAGAAATCCAG CTGGCAGCTGTGTGCAGGCACCTGGATGAACTGTGGCAGGAGAGTCTTGGAAGCGTGGTGCTCTTCTCGTGGATCCAGTTCCTCAGGGAAGACCTCCTCAGCTTCCTCCACATTTCCTCATCCCTGGAGCTCCCCTCGCTCTGggacagcagcagcacaggAGCCAGTGAGGGAGGGGCATGTGGCCGCGGGGCCGCGGGGCCAGAGGCCCCAGAGCagccgggccccggggccccgccACGGCTCGACCCCGGTGCCGAACAGCTGCTCCACGTCCTCGACTTCGACAGGGCCCAGCGGCGGAAGGCGTTCGACAGCCGGGCGTTCGACTGCGGGATCTGCTTCTCCACGAAGCTGGGCTCGGACTGCTTCAGCTTCAGGGAGTGCGAGCACGTGTACTGCGCCAGCTGCATGTGCGAGTACTTCCGGGTCCTGATCACGGAGGGCGCGGTCAACGGCCTCAAGTGTCCGCAGTCTGAGTGCAGCTCCGAAGCCACGCCCCCGCAG GTGAAGCAGCTGGTCGGGGAGGAGCTCTTCGGTCGCTACGACCGTCTcctgctgcagtccagcctggaCAGCATGGCCGACGTGACGTACTGCCCACGGCACGCCTGTGCCACGGCCGTCCTGGTGGAGCCAGACAACTCCAGCGCCATCTGCTCGTCCTGCCGCTACGCCTTCTGCACCCTGTGCCGACAGGGCTACCACGGGCTCTCCTCCTGCgctgagagagggcagagaggggaCAGGGCGCCCGGCGATGACCAGCCCTACGCTCAGGTTCCGGGAAACGAAG ATGGACTTCGAGGACTTTGGGATGACTACGAGACGGGAAGTAAGACGCGGAAGAAGTTCCTGGAGCAGCGCTATGGGAGACACGTTCTCCAGGACAGCGTAGGGAATGTCCTCAGCCGGAGCTGGCTGGACGGCAACACCAAAAAATGCCCACATTGCAACGCCACCATACAG AAGGACGGAGGCTGTAATAGAGTGCAGTGCTCCAAGTGTCACTACGCCTTCTgctgggtctgtctgtgtgtcataAATCGGAGTTACGGACACTTTGCCGACCCTGCTTCACCCTGCTCTCAGGTCCACTATAGCTAG